Proteins encoded in a region of the Pelmatolapia mariae isolate MD_Pm_ZW linkage group LG6, Pm_UMD_F_2, whole genome shotgun sequence genome:
- the tsc2 gene encoding tuberin isoform X2, whose protein sequence is MNKQPSKESLKDKVKGIFGLGTQRPPNKQSDTKPSEFIITADIIKELHPDCGLSNRVRTMNHICELAKMKKFEEHAVEAVWKNVEDMLTPEQPPEARHAVLQLLRAIIQGQGERLGPLRAYFFKVIRDYQPCNEDLSDRLEVFKALTENGKDITYLEEDIARFVLLWMDIGLTSDFLHVLVNLVKFNSCYLDQNVSIMVQKICLLCNRTTSSTDIEVALQVLDAVVCYNCLPSDSLTVFIITLCRTVNVKEFCESCWKLMRKVLGTHLGHSAIYTMCRIMEERVYMEDAPLLRGAVFFVGMALWGAHRLPALKNTPTLVLPSFYKAMSCANEVVSYEIVLSITRLIKKYGKELQVVTWDILLSIIERLLQQIQTIGSAELKAIVYELLTTVEELYEQNGYHGSTEKFFSLVEKCADKRPDASVLTLISYRAQSIQPAKEGWIQSLHRLMEKFFRNETRSVIRIKVLHILSFVLSTNRQLYEDELIEMVVIPQLNGIAEDRDLAVRKQATQLLVDLAEGCNTHHFTSLLDIIERVSSRSLVCSGPLEVPERDPTAESPMEDVRTAILGLLEILQSKLYSLPASHASRVYELLISHLQLHYKNKYCSTIASTIRLQVFDFFLMMRADSLHRLGVPNKDGVMRFSPYCYCDIGEPEKRVGEKKPAGSTSPPAGSPAPPAAPPTSAASTRSAYLPYSPAFSVLLQCLKMETDWKVLKLVLDKLPWMLQYKVLLLTSPCNLDQLCSTLCCMVTDRLISERLKKTPEGFSRTDVQLAVIPVLTAITSYHNYLEQSRQRELVQCLETGLIYRCAKQCVVALTMCTVEMPDIMIKLLPALIVKLTHISATVAMASPMLEFLSTLVRLPHLYANFVAEQYVSVFAISLPYTNPSKFNQYIVSLAHHVIAMWFIRCRLPFRKDFVQYITKGLRSNALLPFDDSHEQSPFRARSTSLNERPKSLRAAKVAKAAAAVANSSSSPVKELRDLSAMDAFRSRSISVSEHAVRRMHTSTTTCSLGSADENAVTQADEGLKTVHLELTETCLDMMARYVFSNFSALPKRSPIAEFLLAGGRSMTWLVGNKLVTITTSGGVRTQALLGLDMADRLGGGGGEMTRSDPSLHTRMTKEAPAKLESQSSQQHNRAARIRVRSMSGGHALRAGPAQSLSPLVSPSEGELTAPLSPSSGPALDSLGPSSSTSATPSAPPTLKDNPTLAEFAPMLTQGWAEIFIRRPSGNTSWLMCLENPPSPFSSELGNMPLQELSSVLMAMEGVKEPPTQTASAPASTAVPAPAPVSEPLTQTHSSVGGKANLIQRSNTVGGSLCSLGMGTAPPGPPAPGRLHRSISWADSVVVLEEGSGIATANTPPEWLGSAEFEPMLSDPIFIAADKFTKTPPETLSRSSSTSSQDDEKSTLEEVSEGAIPIDQPPFGPSTPGSQGPDLPFQTHTQSQGHGLNKSSSSPELQTLPEAFAKAAMESESAMVDTSRPRAPSDGMPQPQQPQFVKEKVEGNTGVDTNVAGGPSPAGEGQAVSSSQSGGAGMRLSFPPAPVQSAPISPSGGHRPRGHTISVSAPSSRRERRTERDAYHSRPGPSNTEKISGLSPSFVFLQLYHSPFFGNEANKPLLLPKTQVIDRAVKVLDQMPPYDTHKIGVVFVGAGQVNNEVAILSNEYGSNRYASFLTGLGKLIHLKDCDPDQIFLGGLDQYGDDGEFTYCWHDDIMQAIFHIATLMPNRESDKGCCNKKRHIGNDFVMVVYNDSGEEYKLGTIKGQFNFVEVIIKPLDYECNLVTLQCRKDLEGLVDTTVAKIVSDRNLPLLVRQMALHANMASLVHQYRANPSDAYASKWLARLRHIKRIRTRAQEAIQSRSTPGISLTQGQSKPLSQSSAPTNVEATGQRKRLVSTVDDFTDFV, encoded by the exons CTCCATGTTCTTGTTAATCTGGTGAAATTCAATAGCTGCTACTTGGACCAAAATGTTTCCATCATGGTCCA GAAAATTTGCCTGCTGTGCAACAGAACGACGTCTTCGACTGATATTGAG GTGGCTCTGCAAGTGCTCGATGCAGTTGTGTGTTACAACTGCCTGCCCTCCGACTCTTTAACCGTCTTCATAATCACACTCTGCCGTACGGTCAACGTCAAAGAGTTTTGCGAGTCCTGTTGGAAG TTAATGAGAAAGGTTTTGGGGACTCACCTCGGCCATAGTGCAATTTACACCATGTGTCGCATTATGGAGGAAAG GGTGTATATGGAGGATGCGCCGTTGTTAAGAGGAGCAGTTTTCTTTGTTGGAATGGCGCTTTGGGGCGCACACAGACTGCCAGCACTCAAAAATACACCGACGCTTGTTCTGCCATCTTTCTACAAG GCCATGTCATGTGCCAATGAGGTGGTCTCCTATGAAATTGTTCTTTCAATAACAAGACTCATCAAAAAGTACGGTAAAGAGCTACAGGTGGTCACATGGGACATCCTACTCAGCATCATAGAGCGACTGTTACAACAGATTCAG ACAATAGGCAGTGCGGAACTAAAGGCCATTGTTTATGAACTGTTGACCACCGTGGAAGAGCTTTATGAACAAAATGGTTACCACGGCTCCACTGAGAAGTTTTTCAGCCTGGTGGAGAAATGTGCTGATAAAAGACCA GATGCATCAGTGCTGACACTTATCTCCTACAGGGCTCAGTCTATCCAGCCTGCTAAAGAAGGCTGGATTCAGAGCCTTCACCGGCTCATGGAGAAATTTTTCAG GAACGAGACTCGCAGTGTGATAAGAATCAAAGTGCTTCATATCCTGTCCTTCGTTCTCAGTACCAACCGGCAGCTCTATGAG GATGAGTTGATTGAAATGGTGGTGATTCCCCAGCTCAATGGGATTGCTGAAGACCGGGATTTGGCAGTTAGAAAACAGGCTACTCAGCTATTAGTGGACCTCGCTGAGGGCTGCAACACGCACCACTTCACCAGCCTGCTGGACATCATTGAACGG gTGTCTAGCCGCTCTCTGGTGTGTTCAGGGCCCCTAGAGGTTCCTGAGAGAGACCCCACAGCAGAGTCTCCTATGGAGGACGTCAGGACTGCTATTCTGGGCCTGCTTGAAATCCTGCAG AGCAAACTTTACAGTCTGCCAGCCAGCCATGCGAGTCGTGTTTATGAGTTGCTTATCAGCCACCTGCAGCTTCATTACAAGAATAAGTACTGTTCAACTATCGCCTCCACTATTAGACTACAG gtGTTTGACTTCTTCCTCATGATGCGTGCAGACTCTCTTCACCGTCTTGGGGTCCCAAACAAAGATGGTGTCATGAGATTCAGCCCTTATTGCTACTGTGATATAGG gGAACCAGAGAAACGTGTTGGTGAAAAGAAGCCAGCAGGTTCAACCTCTCCTCCTGCTGGCAGCcctgctcctcctgctgctcctcccACTTCAGCAGCCTCAACACGCTCAGCCTACCTTCCCTATTCGCCTGCCTTCAGTGTCCTCCTGCAGTGCCTCAAGATG GAGACGGATTGGAAggtgctgaagctggttcttgACAAGCTGCCATGGATGCTGCAGTACAAAGTGTTGCTGCTCACATCACCATGCAACTTAGATCAGCTGTGTTCTACACTCTGCTGCATG GTGACAGATCGTCTCATCTCAGAGCGATTGAAAAAGACTCCAGAGGGGTTTTCTCGCACAGATGTTCAGCTGGCAGTGATTCCCGTTCTTACAGCAATTACCTCCTACCACAACTACTTGGAGCAGTCAAGACAG AGAGAACTGGTTCAGTGCCTCGAGACTGGGCTCATTTACCGCTGTGCCAAGCAGTGTGTGGTGGCCCTTACAATGTGCACGGTGGAGATGCCTGATATCATGATCAAGCTTCTTCCTGCTCTTATCGTCAAGCTCACTCACATCTCTGCTACTGTTGCCATGGCATCTCCTATGCTCGAGTTTCTCTCCA CCCTCGTGCGCCTTCCCCATCTGTATGCCAACTTTGTAGCTGAGCAGTATGTCAGCGTGTTTGCCATCTCACTACCTTACACTAACCCCTCAAA GTTCAACCAGTACATTGTGTCCCTGGCCCACCATGTGATTGCCATGTGGTTCATACGCTGCAGACTACCCTTCCGCAAGGACTTTGTTCAATATATCACAAAG GGTTTGCGTTCCAACGCCCTTCTGCCATTCGATGACAGTCACGAGCAGAGTCCGTTTCGTGCCCGAAGCACCAGCCTCAATGAGAGACCCAAGAG CTTGCGGGCAGCAAAAGTGGCAAAGGCAGCAGCAGCGGTAGCCAATAGCAGCAGCTCTCCAGTTAAAGAGCTGAGGGACCTTTCAGCCATGGACGCTTTCCGCTCCCGCAGCATCAGCGTCTCCGAACATGCGGTCCGCAG GATGCACACCTCAACCACCACATGCAGTCTGGGCTCTGCCGATGAAAATGCAGTAACTCAGGCCGATGAGGGGCTGAAAACTGTCCACCTAGAGCTCACAGAGACTTGTCTTGACATGATGGCCCGATATGTGTTTTCCAACTTCTCTGCACTTCCCAAGAG GTCTCCCATCGCAGAGTTCCTGTTAGCAGGAGGCCGCAGTATGACCTGGTTGGTGGGCAACAAGTTGGTCACCATAACAACCAGCGGAGGGGTCAGAACACAAGCGCTGCTGGGCCTGGACATGGCTGATCGcctgggaggaggaggaggggaaatGACCAG GTCAGACCCATCACTACACACCCGAATGACCAAAGAGGCTCCAGCCAAATTGGAGTCACAGTCAAGCCAGCAGCACAACAGAGCTGCACGCATACGAGTTCGCTCCATGTCag GTGGTCATGCTCTACGTGCCGGTCCAGCTCAGAGTCTCAGTCCTCTGGTGTCTCCCTCTGAGGGTGAGTTGACTGCTCcactctctccctcctctggtCCTGCTCTGGATAGTTTAGGTCCATCCTCTTCCACCTCTGCCACTCCATCTGCGCCTCCTACTCTGAAAGACAACCCCACCTTGGCTGAGTTTGCCCCAATGCTCACACAAGGCTGGGCAGAGATCTTCATACGCAGACCGTCAG GTAACACAAGCTGGCTAATGTGTTTGGAGAACCCACCTAGCCCTTTCTCATCTGAGCTTGGCAACATGCCGCTGCAAGAGCTCTCCAGTGTTCTGATGGCAATGGAGGGAGTGAAGGAACCtcccactcagacagccagtgCTCCTGCTAGCACAGCTGTCCCTGCTCCAGCTCCTGTCTCTGAGCCCCTAACCCAAACACACAGCAGTGTTGGAGGAAAGGCAAACCTGATTCAGCGCTCCAACACAG TGGGTggctctctctgctctctgggTATGGGCACTGCCCCCCCAGGCCCACCAGCCCCTGGCAGGTTGCACAGGAGCATTTCCTGGGCAG ACTCTGTCGTGGTGCTGGAGGAGGGATCAGGAATTGCTACAGCAAACACGCCGCCTGAATGGTTGGGGAGTGCAGAGTTTGAGCCAATGTTGTCTGATCCAATCTTCATAGCTGCTGATAAGTTTACAAAGACTCCCCCTGAAACACTCAGCAGG TCCTCCTCCACCTCAAGTCAGGATGATGAAAAGTCAACCCTGGAAGAAGTAAGTGAGGGAGCAATTCCAATCGATCAGCCCCCTTTTGGACCATCCACTCCAGGAAGCCAGGGGCCTGACCTTCCCTTccagacacacactcagtccCAGGGTCATGGACTCAACAAGTCCAGCTCCTCTCCTGAGCTCCAGACATTACCTGAAGCTTTTGCCAAGGCTGCTATGGAGTCAGAAAGTGCAATGGTTGACACGTCACGGCCTAGAGCACCCTCAGACGGCATGCCTCAACCCCAGCAGCCCcagtttgtgaaagaaaaggtAGAGGGAAACACTGGAGTGGACACTAATGTAGCGGGAGGTCCAAGCCCAGCAGGTGAAGGCCAAGCTGTATCGTCATCTCAGAGTGGAGGAGCGGGAATGAGGTTGTCTTTTCCACCAGCACCAGTACAATCTGCACCCATCTCCCCCAGTGGAGGCCACCGGCCCAGAGGTCACACAATCTCAGTCTCAGCCCCCTCCTCCAGGAGGGAGAGGCGGACGGAGAGGGACGCTTACCACAGTCGACCTGGTCCCAGCAACACTGAGAAAATCTCTGGACTGAGCCCCAG ctttgtgtttctgcagctctaCCACTCTCCTTTCTTTGGGAATGAAGCCAACAAGCCACTTCTGCTGCCCAAAACTCAG GTGATTGACCGTGCAGTAAAGGTTCTGGACCAAATGCCCCCTTATGACACCCATAAAATTGGGGTGGTGTTTGTAGGAGCTGGTCAG GTTAACAATGAAGTCGCCATCTTGTCGAACGAGTACGGTTCGAACCGCTACGCCTCTTTCCTCACAGGTCTTGGCAAATTAATCCATCTGAAAGACTGCGATCCAGACCAGATTTTCCTTGGAGGGCTTGACCAGTATGGAGATGATGGAGAGTTCACCTACTGCTGGCATGACGACATCATGCAgg CTATCTTTCACATAGCCACACTGATGCCAAACAGGGAGAGCGACAAGGGTTGCTGCAACAAAAAGCGACACATTGGCAATGATTTTGTCATGGTGGTGTACAATGACTCTGGAGAGGAGTACAAACTGGGCACAATCAAG GGTCAGTTTAATTTTGTCGAAGTCATTATAAAACCACTGGATTATGAATGTAACCTCGTTACCCTCCAGTGCCGCAAAG ACCTCGAGGGATTAGTAGACACAACGGTGGCAAAAATTGTTTCAGATCGAAACCTTCCCCTGTTAGTCAGGCAGATGGCTCTGCATGCAAAT aTGGCCTCTTTGGTGCATCAGTACAGAGCTAACCCCTCTGACGCATACGCCTCTAAGTGGTTAGCAAGGTTACGACACATCAAGAGGATCAGGACCAGG GCTCAAGAAGCCATCCAGTCTCGCTCAACTCCCGGGATTTCACTGACCCAAGGGCAGAGCAAACCTTTGTCACAGAGCAGTGCTCCAACAAATGTGGAAGCCACTGGACAACGAAAAAGACTGGTGTCCACTGTAGACGATTTCACAGATTTTGTTTAA